A window of Streptomyces sp. NBC_01142 genomic DNA:
TCCGGCAACAACCAGAAGTACTTCGACGCGAAGAAGTTCGAGTCGGTGCTCTGGGATCCGGCGACCGACAAGTACAAGAAGATCCCCACCCCCAAGGACATGTTCTGCGCCGGGCACACCCAGCTGCCCGACGGAAAGCTGCTGGTCGCGGGCGGCACCAAGCGGTACGAGAAGCTCAAGGGCGATGTCTCCAAGGCCGGTGGCCTGATGATCGTCCACAACGAGGACCCGGACGCGCCCAAGACGCTGCCCGCCGGCACGAAGTTCACCGGCAAGAAGAACGGCAAGACGTTCGTCTCCAAGGACCCGGTCCTGGTGGAGAAGGCGAAGAAGGTCTTCGACCCGAAGACCGGGCAGTTCCTGCGCAACGACCCCGGCCTCGGCCGGATCTATGTCGAGGCCGAGGAGTCCGGCAAGGAGCACGAGACCGGCACCGAGGACAACTACCGGGTGCAGGGCCTCAGCGGCTCGGACTCCCGCAACATCTACGGCATAGCCCAGAAGCTCGCGCTCGACAAGAAGGACTTCCAGGGCATCAAGGAGGCCTACGAGTTCGATCCGGTCGCGGAGAAGTACATCACCGTCGACCCGATGAACGAGGCCCGCTGGTACCCGACGCTGACCACGCTCAAGGACGGCAAGGTCCTCTCGCTCTCCGGCCTCGACGAGATCGGGCAGATCGTCCCCGGCAAGGACGAGATCTACGACCCGAAGACCAAGACGTGGGAGTACACCGGGATCGTCCGGAAGTTCCCCACGTACCCGGCGATCTTCCTGATGGACAACGGCAAGCTCTTCTACTCCGGCTCCAACGCCGGGTACGGGCCCGCCGACATCGGCCGTGACCCCGGCGTCTGGGACCTGGAGACCAACAAGTTCGACAAGATCCCCGGTCTGAGCGACCCGGACAAACTGGAGACCTCGGCGACGGTCATGCTGCCGCCCGCCCAGGACCAGAGGTTCATGGTCATCGGCGGTGGCGGGGTCGGCGAGTCCGAGAAGTCCAGCGAGAAGTCCCGGCTGGTCGACCTCAAGGACGCCAACCCCCGCTTCAAGGACAGCGCTTCGCTGGAGAAGGGCACCCGCTATCCCAGCGCCTCACTGCTGCCGGACGACTCGGTCCTGGTCACCGGCGGCTCCGAGGACTACCGCGGGCGCGGCGGCACCAACGTCCTTCAGGCGCGTACGTACGACCCGAAGACCGGTACGTACAAGCGGGTGGCCGACCCCGAGGTGGGGCGCAACTACCACTCGGGCTCGATACTCCTGCCCGACGGACGCGTCATGATCTTCGGCTCGGACTCGCTCTTCGCGGACGAGGCCAACACCAAGCCGGGTGTGTTCGAGCAGCGCATCGAGATCTACACCCCGCCGTATCTCTACCGGGACTCCAAGCCGGAGCTGGGCGGCGGCCCGAAGTCCCTCACCCGTGGGGGCAAGGGGACGTTCAAGACCAAGGACGCCGCGTCGGTCAAGACGGCGAAGCTGATGCGGCCCAGCGCCGTCACGCATGTGACCGACACCGACCAGCGCTCCATCGCGCTGGACATGAAGAAGACGGCGGACGGCATCGAGGTCACCGTGCCGAAGAACCGGGCGCTGGTGCCGTCCGGCTGGTACATGCTCTTCGTGACGGACGACAAGGGGACTCCGTCGGAGGGTGTGTGGGTCGAGGTCCCGTAACCGGGGCTCCGGTCCCGTAACCGCTCCTCGAACGCCGGACGGCTGACATCAGCCCGTCCGGCGTTCGAGGTTCCGGGGCCCGCGAGGGCCCGGGGGCCGCCTACTTCGTGGCGCCGGCCAGACCGAGCGCGTACTCGGGCCACCACTCGCCTGCCCGCGGGCCGCCCCGGCACTCGCCGTCCGACTCACCGGGGCGCTTGACCCACAGATAGGCGTCCACCAGCGGATCGCCGGTCCTGGTCGTCGGCTCCTCGCCGAGCGCGCGGCCCGGCGGGTTGCACCAGTTCTCCTTCGGATCGCCGCCGGTGTACGGCCCGTTGCCGTTCCGGCTGGTGTCGATCACGAAGTGCTTGCCGCCGACCTTCGCCGAGAGCTTCTTGCCGAACTCCTTGCTCGCGGCGGTCGGGTAGAAGTTGGAGACATTGACGGAGAAGCCGTCCGCCTTGTCGATGCCGGCCCGCTTGAGCGGGTCGAAGAGTGCGTCGGGGTTGGACCAGCCCGCATTGCCCGCGTCCAGGTACACCTTGGTGTGGGGCTGCTGCTTCAACCGCTCGACCGCGCCCTTGAGGAGGTCGAAACGCTCCTCGTGGAACTCCTGGGGTGTGCAGGAGTCGACCAGGTGCAGCACCGCGTCCGGCTCCAGGATCACCGTGGCCCGCCGGTCGCCTATGCCCTTGGCGACGCTGTCGACCCAGTCACGGTAGGCGTTGCCGTCGGCCGCGCCGCCCTTGGAGAACTGTCCGCAGTCGCGGTGCGGGATGTTGTAGAGGACCAGCAGCGCGTCCCGGTCGGCCTTGGCGGCCGCCTCGGTGAAGCCCTTGGCCCCGGCCTCGGGATTGTCCGGGCCTATCCACTCACCGACGGGCTGCTCGGCGATCTTCTTGATCAGTCCGGCGTTCTTGTCGTCGCCGTCCTCCTGGTAGGAGGTGACCTGCTTGGCGGCGTTCCCGTCGGGGTTGACCCAGTACGGATCGTTCCCCTTGGGCTGCTGGCCCACCGCGGGCTTTTTGTCCTTGTCCCCGTCGTCGGAGGAGCAGCCCGCCATCAGCAGCACCGCCCCCGTCGCGGCGACTGCCACTCCTGCTCGGGCACGCCGGCTCAGCCAACTGCCGTACATCCACTCCCCCTTGGGTGCACTGTGCCCGAGTCCGCCCCCCAGGCACCTCTCCGGACAAGACCGGTCGAATCCATCCTGGCACACCGCCGCCGACGGCCACGAGTCCGTGCCGCCTTCCGACGCCGCGGGCGAGGAGCGGGTGGGAACCGAGGGCGACAGCGTGGCGACATGGGGTCATCCTTCCTCTAGGCCGGACCGGTCACCCCGCTCTACAGTGGCGGCAACGGCCC
This region includes:
- a CDS encoding glycoside hydrolase family 6 protein; translation: MYGSWLSRRARAGVAVAATGAVLLMAGCSSDDGDKDKKPAVGQQPKGNDPYWVNPDGNAAKQVTSYQEDGDDKNAGLIKKIAEQPVGEWIGPDNPEAGAKGFTEAAAKADRDALLVLYNIPHRDCGQFSKGGAADGNAYRDWVDSVAKGIGDRRATVILEPDAVLHLVDSCTPQEFHEERFDLLKGAVERLKQQPHTKVYLDAGNAGWSNPDALFDPLKRAGIDKADGFSVNVSNFYPTAASKEFGKKLSAKVGGKHFVIDTSRNGNGPYTGGDPKENWCNPPGRALGEEPTTRTGDPLVDAYLWVKRPGESDGECRGGPRAGEWWPEYALGLAGATK
- a CDS encoding kelch motif-containing protein, translated to MSTMPVRQNHRKNRARRIAIGAAVVVVVAGFNGPALWRIGSEKYHDYKINKPEYKAANGHWDYLDVPSEYRINSIHAALLHTGKVLLIAGSGNNQKYFDAKKFESVLWDPATDKYKKIPTPKDMFCAGHTQLPDGKLLVAGGTKRYEKLKGDVSKAGGLMIVHNEDPDAPKTLPAGTKFTGKKNGKTFVSKDPVLVEKAKKVFDPKTGQFLRNDPGLGRIYVEAEESGKEHETGTEDNYRVQGLSGSDSRNIYGIAQKLALDKKDFQGIKEAYEFDPVAEKYITVDPMNEARWYPTLTTLKDGKVLSLSGLDEIGQIVPGKDEIYDPKTKTWEYTGIVRKFPTYPAIFLMDNGKLFYSGSNAGYGPADIGRDPGVWDLETNKFDKIPGLSDPDKLETSATVMLPPAQDQRFMVIGGGGVGESEKSSEKSRLVDLKDANPRFKDSASLEKGTRYPSASLLPDDSVLVTGGSEDYRGRGGTNVLQARTYDPKTGTYKRVADPEVGRNYHSGSILLPDGRVMIFGSDSLFADEANTKPGVFEQRIEIYTPPYLYRDSKPELGGGPKSLTRGGKGTFKTKDAASVKTAKLMRPSAVTHVTDTDQRSIALDMKKTADGIEVTVPKNRALVPSGWYMLFVTDDKGTPSEGVWVEVP